A genomic region of Amphiura filiformis chromosome 6, Afil_fr2py, whole genome shotgun sequence contains the following coding sequences:
- the LOC140155527 gene encoding putative ammonium transporter 1 isoform X2, which yields MEPNVTVDLLVLNDQLAALRSNADMFFLLIMACLIFFMQAGFAFLEAGSVRSKNTTNILLKNLLDVCLGAVVYWAFGYAFAFGSESNSFIGYRYFFFESMPADNYSHWFFHFVFAATAATIVSGAMAERTDFMAYLIYSCVITGFVYPVVTHWAWDGSGWLANGPDGIAYQDFAGSGVVHMVGGTAALFGAAILGPRIGRFDANGKPKPIEGHTVPNVALGGFILFFGFFAFNGGSQASISAEGDGVIVATAIVNTILSGSAGALVAMVIRRAGFGTGHWSFLTAVNGGLTGMVAICAGCNAVAAWGAIIIGIISGFTYLAWSWLVLKCKVDDPLDAVAVHLGGGLWGVISVPLLSYESGILTKWDLDSAKLLGWNLAGAGAIFGWSGLISLILFGVMRCIGILRVSEEIEIKGLDIYKHGEPAYPLSAYGHGWSVDVEKSGKHVNGNAFTNGGFDGVLPVQVFHVSNTNEQANHANDANGEKKPTQSSPSADGNTENTQM from the exons atggagCCAAATGTTACAGTGGATTTGTTGGTCCTCAACGACCAGCTTGCGGCACTACGGAGTAACGCTGATATGTTCTTTCTACTCATTATGGCGTGCCTGATATTTT TTATGCAAGCTGGGTTTGCGTTCCTGGAAGCAGGGTCAGTCAGAAGCAAGAACACTACGAATATTTTACTCAAGAATCTTTTAGATGTTT GTCTTGGTGCTGTGGTATATTGGGCTTTTGGATACGCATTTGCCTTTGGATCCGAAAGTAATTCATTCATAGGTTATAGGTACTTCTTCTTCGAGAGTATGCCAGCTGACAACTATTCTCATTGGTTTTTCCATTTTGTCTTCGCGGCAACTGCAGCTACAATTGTATCTGGAGCTATGGCGGAACGGACAGATTTTATGGCGTATCTTATCTATAGCTGTGTTATCACAG GGTTCGTGTATCCAGTGGTCACCCATTGGGCATGGGACGGATCTGGTTGGCTTGCTAATGGTCCTGATGGAATTGCTTACCAG GATTTTGCAGGTAGTGGCGTGGTTCATATGGTCGGTGGAACTGCTGCATTATTTGGAGCCGCAATTCTTGGGCCTCGCATTGGAAGATTTGACGCCAATGGTAAACCTAAGCCCATTGAGGGACACACAGTACCG AATGTTGCTCTAGGAGGATTCATCCTGTTCTTCGGTTTCTTCGCTTTCAATGGTGGATCCCAAGCCTCCATATCAGCGGAAGGGGATGGAGTGATCGTAGCAACAGCTATTGTCAATACCATCTTATCAGGCAGCGCAGGAGCACTGGTTGCAATGGTGATCAGGAGAGCTGGGTTTGGCACTGGTCATTGGAGTTTTCTAACGGCAGTCAATGGCGGTCTCACCGGCATG GTTGCAATCTGTGCCGGATGCAATGCCGTGGCTGCATGGGGTGCTATCATCATTGGAATCATCTCTGGGTTTACGTACCTTGCATGGAGTTGGTTAGTTCTTAAATGTAAAGTGGACGATCCGTTAGATGCCGTAGCAG TTCATCTTGGTGGTGGTCTATGGGGAGTTATATCGGTACCTCTACTTAGCTATGAATCGGGAATCCTGACGAAATGGGACCTGGACTCTGCAAAG TTACTGGGATGGAATCTAGCTGGAGCAGGGGCTATATTTGGCTGGTCAGGCTTGATATCTCTGATACTCTTTGGTGTCATGAGGTGCATTGGCATTCTGCGTGTATCAGAGGAAATCGAAATTAAAG GCTTGGATATCTACAAACACGGGGAACCTGCTTACCCATTATCAGCATATGGTCACGGATGGTCGGTAGATGTGGAAAAATCTGGCAAACATGTCAATGGCAATGCATTTACAAACGGAG GGTTTGACGGGGTCCTTCCAGTCCAAGTTTTTCACGTGAGTAACACAAATGAACAGGCCAACCATGCTAATGATGCTAATGGCGAGAAAAAACCGACACAGTCGTCACCATCAGCTGACGGAAATACTGAGAACACACAGATGTAG
- the LOC140155527 gene encoding putative ammonium transporter 1 isoform X1: protein MIMGNDANETLFLLQKEMDIIKTNVDVFFLISMACLIFFMQAGFAFLEAGSVRSKNTTNILLKNLLDVCLGAVVYWAFGYAFAFGSESNSFIGYRYFFFESMPADNYSHWFFHFVFAATAATIVSGAMAERTDFMAYLIYSCVITGFVYPVVTHWAWDGSGWLANGPDGIAYQDFAGSGVVHMVGGTAALFGAAILGPRIGRFDANGKPKPIEGHTVPNVALGGFILFFGFFAFNGGSQASISAEGDGVIVATAIVNTILSGSAGALVAMVIRRAGFGTGHWSFLTAVNGGLTGMVAICAGCNAVAAWGAIIIGIISGFTYLAWSWLVLKCKVDDPLDAVAVHLGGGLWGVISVPLLSYESGILTKWDLDSAKLLGWNLAGAGAIFGWSGLISLILFGVMRCIGILRVSEEIEIKGLDIYKHGEPAYPLSAYGHGWSVDVEKSGKHVNGNAFTNGGFDGVLPVQVFHVSNTNEQANHANDANGEKKPTQSSPSADGNTENTQM from the exons ATGATCATGGGAAATGATGCGAATGAGACGCTGTTCCTTCTTCAAAAAGAAATGGATATCATAAAAACCAATGTTGATGTGTTTTTTCTTATCTCAATGGCATGTTTAATATTTT TTATGCAAGCTGGGTTTGCGTTCCTGGAAGCAGGGTCAGTCAGAAGCAAGAACACTACGAATATTTTACTCAAGAATCTTTTAGATGTTT GTCTTGGTGCTGTGGTATATTGGGCTTTTGGATACGCATTTGCCTTTGGATCCGAAAGTAATTCATTCATAGGTTATAGGTACTTCTTCTTCGAGAGTATGCCAGCTGACAACTATTCTCATTGGTTTTTCCATTTTGTCTTCGCGGCAACTGCAGCTACAATTGTATCTGGAGCTATGGCGGAACGGACAGATTTTATGGCGTATCTTATCTATAGCTGTGTTATCACAG GGTTCGTGTATCCAGTGGTCACCCATTGGGCATGGGACGGATCTGGTTGGCTTGCTAATGGTCCTGATGGAATTGCTTACCAG GATTTTGCAGGTAGTGGCGTGGTTCATATGGTCGGTGGAACTGCTGCATTATTTGGAGCCGCAATTCTTGGGCCTCGCATTGGAAGATTTGACGCCAATGGTAAACCTAAGCCCATTGAGGGACACACAGTACCG AATGTTGCTCTAGGAGGATTCATCCTGTTCTTCGGTTTCTTCGCTTTCAATGGTGGATCCCAAGCCTCCATATCAGCGGAAGGGGATGGAGTGATCGTAGCAACAGCTATTGTCAATACCATCTTATCAGGCAGCGCAGGAGCACTGGTTGCAATGGTGATCAGGAGAGCTGGGTTTGGCACTGGTCATTGGAGTTTTCTAACGGCAGTCAATGGCGGTCTCACCGGCATG GTTGCAATCTGTGCCGGATGCAATGCCGTGGCTGCATGGGGTGCTATCATCATTGGAATCATCTCTGGGTTTACGTACCTTGCATGGAGTTGGTTAGTTCTTAAATGTAAAGTGGACGATCCGTTAGATGCCGTAGCAG TTCATCTTGGTGGTGGTCTATGGGGAGTTATATCGGTACCTCTACTTAGCTATGAATCGGGAATCCTGACGAAATGGGACCTGGACTCTGCAAAG TTACTGGGATGGAATCTAGCTGGAGCAGGGGCTATATTTGGCTGGTCAGGCTTGATATCTCTGATACTCTTTGGTGTCATGAGGTGCATTGGCATTCTGCGTGTATCAGAGGAAATCGAAATTAAAG GCTTGGATATCTACAAACACGGGGAACCTGCTTACCCATTATCAGCATATGGTCACGGATGGTCGGTAGATGTGGAAAAATCTGGCAAACATGTCAATGGCAATGCATTTACAAACGGAG GGTTTGACGGGGTCCTTCCAGTCCAAGTTTTTCACGTGAGTAACACAAATGAACAGGCCAACCATGCTAATGATGCTAATGGCGAGAAAAAACCGACACAGTCGTCACCATCAGCTGACGGAAATACTGAGAACACACAGATGTAG